The proteins below come from a single Dasypus novemcinctus isolate mDasNov1 chromosome 22, mDasNov1.1.hap2, whole genome shotgun sequence genomic window:
- the LOC101429149 gene encoding olfactory receptor 2J3 produces the protein MMENNASSQGYFILLGFSNWPHLEVVLFVVILMFYLATLTGNLFIIILSHLDAHLHTPMYFFLSNLSFLDLCYTTSSIPQLLVNLWGPEKTISYAGCMVQLYFVLALGTTECVLLVVMSYDRYAAVCRPLQYTVLMHPRFCHLLAVASWVSGFGASALHSTLTFWVPLCGHRQVDHFFCEVPALLQLSCADTHANKLTLLVMSSFFVLIPLLLILSSYSAIVQAVLRMRSTAGLQKVFGTCGAHLMIVALFFIPVICIYLQPPSENSQDQGKFIALFYTVVTPSLNPLIYTLRNKDIRGAVKRQMSWEWGL, from the coding sequence ATGATGGAAAATAATGCAAGTTCTCAAGGTTACTTTATTCTACTGGGTTTTTCTAATTGGCCTCATCTGGAAGTTGTTCTCTTTGTGGTTATTTTGATGTTCTACTTGGCGACACTGACAGGCAATCTATTCATCATCATCCTGTCACACCTGGATgcccatctccacacacccatgtacttcttcctctcaaaCCTCTCTTTTCTGGATCTCTGCTACACCACCAGCTCCATCCCTCAGTTACTGGTCAACCTCTGGGGCCCGGAGAAGACCATCTCTTATGCAGGTTGCATGGTTCAACTCTACTTTGTCCTTGCACTGGGCACCACAGAGTGTGTCCTGCTGGTGGTGATGTCCTATGACCGTTATGCAGCTGTTTGCAGACCCCTGCAATACACCGTCCTCATGCACCCTCGTTTCTGTCACCTGTTGGCTGTGGCTTCTTGGGTAAGTGGTTTTGGTGCCTCAGCACTTCATTCCACTCTTACTTTCTGGGTACCCTTGTGTGGACATCGCCAAGTGGACCACTTCTTCTGTGAAGTTCCAGCACTGCTGCAACTGTCATGTGCTGATACCCATGCTAACAAGCTGACCCTACTGGTCATGAGCTCCTTTTTTGTGCTCATACCACTCCTTCTGATTCTCAGCTCCTACAGCGCCATTGTCCAAGCTGTGCTGAGGATGAGGTCCACAGCTGGACTCCAGAAAGTCTTCGGGACATGTGGAGCCCATCTTATGATTGTGGCTCTCTTTTTCATCCCAGTCATATGCATATATCTCCAGCCACCATCAGAAAATTCTCAAGACCAAGGCAAGTTCATTGCCCTTTTTTACACTGTTGTCACACCCAGTTTGAACCCTCTAATCTATACCCTCAGAAACAAAGACATAAGAGGGGCAGTAAAGAGACAAATGAGCTGGGAATGGGGATTGTAA
- the LOC105747462 gene encoding LOW QUALITY PROTEIN: olfactory receptor 5V1-like (The sequence of the model RefSeq protein was modified relative to this genomic sequence to represent the inferred CDS: substituted 1 base at 1 genomic stop codon) — MKRENQTVLLEFIILGFSKLNDLQFLLFTIFLVIYFCTLGGNIFIILVTLADPRLHTPMYFFLRNLVFLDICYTTTNVPQMMVHLLSEKKSISYGGCVMQIFALFFFEGVECLLLAAMAYDHYTAIXKPLRYSVIMNKALYGHLAASCWVSGFLNLVVHMVLTFHLPFCGNNQINYFFYDNPPLLVLSCGDTSVNEFVLLFIGVFIGWPPFMGILLSYLSVISTILRMHSSEGRLKAFSTCMSHLVVVLLYYGSSIFTYIWPISSYSLSKDQLISVLCSVVTPMLNPIIYNLKNKDTRNALKAVGERLATYKFTFS, encoded by the coding sequence atgaaaagagaaaaccaaactgTTCTCCTGGAATTCATTATCTTGGGATTCTCCAAATTAAATGATTTGCAATTTTTACTCTTCACcatattccttgtgatctatttcTGCACACTGGGAGGAAATATCTTCATTATTCTGGTAACCTTGGCTGATCCTCGACTACATActcctatgtattttttcctgAGGAATTTAGTCTTCCTGGACATCTGCTACACCACCACCAACGTGCCCCAGATGATGGTGCATCTCCTGTCAGAGAAGAAAAGCATTTCTTATGGGGGCTGTGTGATGCaaatttttgcattatttttctttgaggGTGTAGAGTGTCTTTTGCTGGCTGCAATGGCATACGATCACTACACTGCAATCTGAAAACCGTTAAGGTATTCAGTTATTATGAACAAGGCTCTGTACGGCCACTTAGCAGCCTCCTGCTGGGTTAGTGGTTTCCTCAACTTGGTGGTGCACATGGTGCTGACATTCCACCTGCCCTTCTGTGGCAACAACCAGATTAATTACTTCTTCTATGACAACCCCCCTCTGCTGGTCTTGTCCTGTGGGGACACTTCTGTCAATGAGTTTGTCTTACTCTTCATTGGAGTCTTCATTGGATGGCCTCCCTTCATGGGCATCCTACTTTCCTACCTCTCTGTTATCTCTACCATCCTTAGGATGCACTCCTCAGAGGGGAGACTCAAAGCCTTTTCCACCTGTATGTCCCATCTGGTTGTTGTCCTCCTCTACTATGGCAGCTCCATATTCACATACATATGGCCCATCTCCTCTTACTCCTTGTCAAAAGACCAGCTGATCTCAGTGCTGTGCAGTGTTGTCACTCCTATGCTAAACCCCATAATTTACAATTTAAAGAATAAAGACACCAGAAATGCTCTGAAAGCTGTGGGAGAAAGACTAGCAACCTACAAATTTACTTTCTCTtga